The sequence below is a genomic window from Hippocampus zosterae strain Florida chromosome 7, ASM2543408v3, whole genome shotgun sequence.
GCCACAGGAGCAGAGGGAACGACTGGGCATCTGAAAGTTTAGGCTCTGATCTGAATTATTCATTCGCCAAGGGAGTAATGTGTCAGCAGCCCTTAAACATGAGCAGCATAAATATTTTGACAGTCGGATCAGGATTTAAATGCATATTAAGGGAAATGAGAGTATTGTGTAATATGATTGTAAAGTTTTAAGGCTgcgttagtttaaaaaaattatcatagAAACATTGCACTCTACACTTTGAAGCTCTGCTTCTGCAGGTTCAAAGAGGATAAAAGCAGAAAATTCATCCTGGTATACTCTTTGTAATTGCATGCTATGACGACGATCATAACAGCTGACTAGTACttgatatttatatatttttttaatcaccctcAATGAGTGAAAGCTGTTTTGCATTATGAATAGCTTGTGTTTCGGTTAAAATATTCATAAGTGGAGGCCCTCATCACTGTTGAGAGCCAAAGGATCAGTCTGTCTGTATGGCCTGTGGCCAgcatgaaggggaaaaaacgaCTGGATTGTTTTTGATGGTCGCACATTTCTTAGTTCAATGTCGATCATTATGGTACGACTTGGagagtttggtttggtttgtttattgaacataaaacatatacagtaataatttattttttcgaAGTAGTACTTTCTGTAAAAATGTACCCTCTGAAAAActacatgttttttggaatgtgggcgcaCAAGAGAATAGGCAAACACCACGAAGGAAGCACTGTTATTGTAGATCGTCGTGTCAATTTATTCCATGCCACTACATTTCAACCTTCTGGTCGGATGCTAAATAATGAAAGGCGACACAAGGTGGCGCAAGCTACACCGCTGGTTAAATAAtaatcaaagaagaagaaaaaacaacgaagaagaaaaaacccaaaaaataaataaatttcaaaCTGTCATCGTGCTTTATCTCAGGAGGTATGTCTGTTATAATAAAAGTTTTAAcattgtaaatatatttaaattctATCTCTCGCTAATCACTTGTTATATTTGTCCTTAAATGCTGACGTTTTGTACGCGTAATATGGGCCTCAAAATTCAGTGCCGTTTGAATTAGGCTTGCGTTTCATTGCGACAAAACTAGACGATAAACTTGAATGATCTTATTCTAATTAGCTTACTGTTTTACATGGAATTATATCAAATGTCGCCTTAAAATATCAAGTATGATACTGAACTACTTCAGAATTTACTCAGAcgcaaagtaaataaaatctGAAAGTCACTTAAAGGAGACACAATAAGTTTTGTTTGACAATTTATCACAGACCTCAAGtgtttaaataatatttttgtataCTCGCCAAAATAGCTAAGACAAACATTCACGCTCcatgccaaaatgttttttaatgcaacaaTTTAATGCCACTGTGCCTATAAATATTGCTGAGAGCCAAGCTTTCAAATCAGTTCTAATTTCTTGGGATGCTTCTAcctgcatttttatttctagTAAGTGTGATTATGCTATTTCCAGGTCGCATGATCCTTGCAAGGATATCACACTCTTGAAAAATGGCTTCTGGGTTCAAAGTTTTAAAAGGACCACACGGATTATCCACTCTTCAACAAGCTTTTAAATGCATCGCAGTACAGTCTGTGACAGGTTGCCTTCTCCAGAAGTTTTACAGCGTGACAGCGAATGAGAATGGTGCCAAAGGATCTGTGAACGCTGAGAACATGTCTCTTCTGGAAAACTTGAATCTCTTGGGGGTGGACGTGAAGATGGCACGCCAGCGTCAACCCGGCGTTCTCCGTAGGATCTTCACTAACGAGCAAGGCCTGGCTTCGTTCCTGCAGGGCAAAGGTGCCAGCCGCCAGTCCGTGGCCAGCATCATATCGCGTTACCCTCGTGCCATCACCCGCTCCCTGGAGCATCTGGAGCAGCGCTGGCAGCTGTGGAGGAACATCTTCCAGACCAACGAGGAAATTGTGGCCATCCTGGACCGCTCACCGGAGTCTTTCTTCCGCTCCAGCGACAACAACAACTTGAAGAAGAATATAGCGTACTTGTCTTCGCTCGGGCTCAGCAACAAGGACCTCCATCGGCTGCTAGCCACTGCACCTCGCACCTTCTCAAACAGCCTGGAGCTCAACAGACAGATGGTGGAGTTTCTGGAAGACGTCTGTGTGGAGCTAGGCGGGACTGGTCCCAAGGAGTTTGCCAAAGCGATCATCTCCAGAAACCTCTATGTTCTTATCCGGAGCACAAAGAGAGTCAAGGCCAACATCGATAATCTGCGAGCTACTCTGAAACTGAGCGACGCAGAGTTTCTGACAGCGCTTCAAGGGCCGCTTGCAAAAATCCTGGACCTCTCCAACGAGTACTTGAAAAATAACTTGGCCACCCTTCAGGCGAGGCTGCTTGCGCTGGGTTCTTGCGAAGAGGATGTCAAAAAGTTGATTATCGGCTATCCAACGGCTCTGTACATTGGGGCAGCGACGCTGAGCACTAAACTGGACTGTCTCCTTGAAGGAGGAATCACCATGAAGCAGATATTGGACAGGCCCAAGGTGTTGGACTACAGCACGAAAAATGTCGCTGCCAGACTCGAGGAGCTCCGTGGGATCAGCTATGACTTCAAAGCGAACGGGATCGGCATCCTGGACTTGAGTCGGAAGCGATTTTCAGCCAAGATCGAAAAATTAGTCACTTCCACTGATGAGTGAATGTAGCTTGTTGTGTTCACTTAGTGTTCTTACTGTTGAAAGTGGCTTCCAGACTTCATGTATAATGAACCGTAAATATGCGGGGTATTGC
It includes:
- the LOC127603778 gene encoding transcription termination factor 1, mitochondrial, giving the protein MASGFKVLKGPHGLSTLQQAFKCIAVQSVTGCLLQKFYSVTANENGAKGSVNAENMSLLENLNLLGVDVKMARQRQPGVLRRIFTNEQGLASFLQGKGASRQSVASIISRYPRAITRSLEHLEQRWQLWRNIFQTNEEIVAILDRSPESFFRSSDNNNLKKNIAYLSSLGLSNKDLHRLLATAPRTFSNSLELNRQMVEFLEDVCVELGGTGPKEFAKAIISRNLYVLIRSTKRVKANIDNLRATLKLSDAEFLTALQGPLAKILDLSNEYLKNNLATLQARLLALGSCEEDVKKLIIGYPTALYIGAATLSTKLDCLLEGGITMKQILDRPKVLDYSTKNVAARLEELRGISYDFKANGIGILDLSRKRFSAKIEKLVTSTDE